The Elusimicrobiota bacterium nucleotide sequence AACCGGCACCCAGCCCGATTCCGCGCCGCAAGTGCCGTTAAAAACGGCCGGGTCGTCGGCGGCGGCTATTATCTTGCTGAAATTGGCTATGGGCGTGCCCACAATGTCCACGCCGCGCACTATTTCATCGGGACGGCCGTCGGCGTAAACCCGGTAAACCAGAAGAGGCAAAACCTTGAAAGACTGCCCGCTGCCCCGGCCGGTGAAGGTGAACCCCCCCGAAATATCGCTGAACACCAGGCCGAAGGGTTTGCCCTGCTTTTTGCATTCCTCTATAAGCATTTCGCGGAGTTTCGGGTATGGCACGGTTTTTGAGGCCTCCACCATGGTATTGCCCATGCGCGAAACGACCTGAAACCCGACCGACTTGCGGCCGTGGCCGTTGGACGAGGCGAAATCCCTTATGGGCGAGCGGCTCATCAAAAATCCTTTAAGCACTCCGTTCTCTATCAGGTTGACCCGCTGGGCCTTCACCCCTTCATCATCGTAAGTGTAATGGCCGCGCAGCACCGTACCGTTAAACGACTTTAAATTAGGATCGTCATAGAGGGTGATAAAATCAGCGGTGATCTTCTGGTTGAGTTTTTTGGCGAAGGTCTGGCCCGAATCCTCCAGCTTCTGGCGGTGGCCCTCAAGGCGGTGGCCGATAATTTCGTGGAAATACACGCCGGCGGGCCTTGCGTTAAGTATGGCCGGGCCGCTGAACGGGTCGACCAATGGAGCGCTTTTAAGCGCCTTAAGCTCGGTTATGGAACGCTCAATATCCTTTAGAACGACCTCGTCGGAGGGCAGTTCGGCCGGCGTTGCGGCGTGATACTGCATATCGCGTTCAAGTTCCATGCCGTCATCTGTGCGTGACGTTATGCTGTAGCCCATGTTCACATATGTGTTTCCGGTCTTAACGCGCGTGCCCTCGCTATTGACTATATAGCGGTTGTCGGAGGTAATGCGGAGCCAGGCCTGGCCCTGGTAGATAAAAGCGTGCGGCGAGAACTTCTCCGTCAGTTTGTTGAGCCTGGCTTTCCAGGCGGCCTTGTCAAAAGAGGGGAATTCGGCCGTTTCATAAAAAACTTCCGCCTTGGCGGGCGAGAAATCCGGAGAAGGATCCTCTTCGGTTGCCGTGATGGCCTTGTTCATTTTAACCTTTGTAAAGGCCTCGTAAGCGCGCTTGAAGGCGGCGTCGGTATGCTCCCACACGCGGGCGCGGATGGAGTTCTCGTCGTTTTCCACCGGCACGAACTGGGTGTAATTCGTCTGGGAATTAAATGAATTATCTCCCTTTATCTGGTGGGTATTATCCAGCTTAAAATCGTTGAAACGGGCGTCTATATCAAGGCGGCGGCGCTCGCTGTCATTCTCGCTGTCTGTCGCGCCCATGAAAGACGACGCGCTGTACTGCTTCGTGTCTATCACTTCATAGCCTAAAAAATAAAGCGGCGTCTTTTCAGCGTTTTTCAGAA carries:
- a CDS encoding metallopeptidase TldD-related protein, which encodes MRKTLFICALQALAAPAFASDAKTDAVMNALTSELDRSFGVLKNAEKTPLYFLGYEVIDTKQYSASSFMGATDSENDSERRRLDIDARFNDFKLDNTHQIKGDNSFNSQTNYTQFVPVENDENSIRARVWEHTDAAFKRAYEAFTKVKMNKAITATEEDPSPDFSPAKAEVFYETAEFPSFDKAAWKARLNKLTEKFSPHAFIYQGQAWLRITSDNRYIVNSEGTRVKTGNTYVNMGYSITSRTDDGMELERDMQYHAATPAELPSDEVVLKDIERSITELKALKSAPLVDPFSGPAILNARPAGVYFHEIIGHRLEGHRQKLEDSGQTFAKKLNQKITADFITLYDDPNLKSFNGTVLRGHYTYDDEGVKAQRVNLIENGVLKGFLMSRSPIRDFASSNGHGRKSVGFQVVSRMGNTMVEASKTVPYPKLREMLIEECKKQGKPFGLVFSDISGGFTFTGRGSGQSFKVLPLLVYRVYADGRPDEIVRGVDIVGTPIANFSKIIAAADDPAVFNGTCGAESGWVPVSAVAPSILMSEIEVEKSKKSQEKPPVLEPPLHDK